One window from the genome of Paraneptunicella aestuarii encodes:
- a CDS encoding GAF domain-containing protein, whose translation MAKSKAQLYEELVLETSGLLEGETDMIANLANVSALIWNKLPQVNWAGFYLLKGDELVLGPFQGKPACVRIPIGRGVCGTAAKTLKPQLIADVHQFEGHIACDQASNSELVIPVIVKGELKGVLDLDSPDFARFDKEDLSGLQQVVNIVQDSLS comes from the coding sequence ATGGCTAAAAGTAAAGCGCAACTATATGAAGAATTAGTCCTGGAAACATCGGGCTTGCTAGAAGGTGAAACGGACATGATAGCCAACCTGGCTAATGTGAGCGCTTTGATTTGGAATAAGTTGCCACAAGTAAATTGGGCTGGTTTTTATCTTTTAAAAGGCGATGAATTGGTCTTGGGACCATTTCAGGGCAAACCTGCTTGCGTAAGAATTCCCATTGGCAGAGGGGTGTGTGGAACTGCTGCTAAAACCCTTAAGCCGCAACTTATTGCTGACGTGCATCAGTTTGAAGGACATATCGCCTGTGACCAGGCTTCTAACTCAGAACTTGTGATACCGGTTATCGTAAAGGGTGAGTTGAAAGGTGTACTTGATCTTGATAGTCCGGATTTTGCCCGTTTTGACAAGGAAGACCTGAGTGGTCTTCAACAAGTCGTTAATATTGTTCAGGATAGCTTATCTTGA
- a CDS encoding SIMPL domain-containing protein translates to MFTSNLFSRFALILLFTASFPFTALANTSNQSSHSIPNQIGVLGHGRISVEPDLFHFNVLLEEKGTLVTKLNQVLSSKSENIVNELVKGGVNIQDIQSMHVQLQPWYEYTNNRREQLGFSLTRVIKVRVKEISKFDQLIDRIIKAGATGIEDFHYSVSQPQMNYLDALDLAIVDARLRAERIANGIKAKVGDVISVTERGVSSVVPLKAQRMELADSSGGYVPGQVDITAEVEVIFELKK, encoded by the coding sequence ATGTTTACATCCAATTTATTTTCACGTTTTGCGTTAATTCTCTTATTCACCGCTTCTTTTCCATTTACTGCATTGGCAAACACTTCAAATCAAAGCTCACATTCAATTCCTAACCAAATCGGGGTGTTGGGGCATGGGCGCATTAGTGTGGAGCCTGATTTGTTTCATTTTAATGTGCTATTGGAAGAGAAAGGTACATTGGTCACTAAACTTAATCAGGTGTTGTCCAGTAAAAGTGAGAACATTGTTAACGAATTGGTTAAAGGTGGAGTGAACATTCAGGATATACAGTCCATGCATGTTCAATTGCAACCTTGGTACGAATACACCAACAATCGAAGAGAACAGCTTGGTTTTTCTCTGACTCGGGTGATTAAGGTCAGAGTTAAGGAAATAAGTAAGTTTGATCAGTTAATTGATCGAATAATCAAGGCTGGGGCTACGGGTATAGAGGACTTTCATTATTCAGTTTCTCAACCGCAAATGAATTATCTGGATGCGCTGGATTTAGCCATTGTTGATGCACGCTTAAGAGCTGAGCGTATTGCCAATGGTATAAAAGCTAAAGTTGGAGATGTTATTAGCGTTACTGAAAGAGGCGTTTCCAGTGTTGTACCACTTAAAGCACAGCGCATGGAGCTTGCTGATAGCAGCGGTGGTTATGTGCCAGGACAGGTGGATATAACGGCTGAAGTAGAAGTGATTTTTGAGTTGAAAAAATGA
- the prpC gene encoding bifunctional 2-methylcitrate synthase/citrate synthase encodes MAEKTLSGAGLRGQVAGKTALSTVGVSGSGLTYRGYDVKELAEKCQFEEVAYLILKGKLPNATELADYKAKLKGMRGLPDELKLVLENIPKDSHPMDVMRTGCSMLGNLETEMDFSEQQDKADRLLALFPSIICYWYRFAHDGVRIETETDDDSIGGHFLHMLHGKPASDLHVQVMHVSLILYAEHEFNASTFTARVCASTLSDLHSCVTGAIGSLRGPLHGGANEAAMAMISQWNSADEAEAGIMQMLANKDKIMGFGHAIYRESDPRNEIIKGWSEKLAQEVGDDVLYPVSVRCEEVMWREKKLFCNADFFHASAYHFMGIPTELFTPIFVMSRLTGWAGHVFEQRADNRIIRPSAEYTGVDLRSVESMDSRA; translated from the coding sequence ATGGCTGAAAAAACTTTATCTGGCGCTGGATTGCGTGGTCAGGTAGCAGGAAAAACGGCGTTATCAACGGTTGGCGTGTCTGGCTCAGGTCTTACATATCGTGGCTATGACGTAAAAGAATTAGCTGAAAAATGTCAGTTCGAAGAAGTTGCCTATCTTATTTTGAAAGGCAAGTTACCTAATGCAACTGAACTAGCTGATTACAAAGCCAAGTTGAAAGGCATGCGTGGCCTTCCTGATGAGTTAAAACTGGTTTTAGAAAATATTCCAAAAGATTCTCACCCAATGGATGTAATGAGAACCGGTTGCTCTATGTTAGGAAATCTGGAAACAGAAATGGATTTTTCTGAGCAGCAAGACAAAGCAGACCGCTTGTTGGCATTGTTCCCTAGCATTATTTGCTATTGGTATCGTTTTGCTCATGACGGCGTAAGAATTGAAACCGAGACGGATGATGACTCTATCGGTGGACACTTCTTGCACATGTTACACGGCAAGCCAGCTTCTGATTTGCATGTTCAGGTAATGCATGTGTCATTGATTCTGTATGCAGAGCACGAGTTCAATGCGTCTACTTTCACTGCGCGCGTGTGTGCTTCTACATTATCTGATTTGCATTCTTGTGTTACTGGCGCGATTGGTTCATTGCGTGGTCCTCTTCACGGTGGCGCAAACGAAGCTGCTATGGCAATGATTTCACAGTGGAATTCTGCTGATGAAGCTGAAGCGGGCATTATGCAGATGTTGGCTAATAAAGATAAAATCATGGGCTTTGGTCATGCTATCTACCGTGAATCAGACCCGCGTAATGAGATTATCAAAGGCTGGTCTGAGAAATTAGCGCAAGAAGTGGGTGATGATGTACTTTATCCTGTTTCTGTTCGTTGTGAAGAAGTGATGTGGCGCGAGAAGAAACTATTCTGTAACGCTGACTTTTTCCATGCCAGTGCTTATCACTTCATGGGGATTCCCACTGAATTGTTCACACCAATTTTCGTTATGTCACGTTTAACGGGCTGGGCGGGTCACGTATTTGAACAGCGTGCCGACAACCGTATTATTCGTCCTTCAGCGGAATATACGGGTGTTGACTTGCGTTCTGTTGAATCTATGGACTCAAGAGCCTAA
- the prpB gene encoding methylisocitrate lyase — MSNSAGLRFREALEANSPLQIVGTINAYCAIMAERIGHKAIYLSGGGVANASYGLPDLGMTSLNDVLADASRITSVTDLPLLVDIDTGWGGAFNIAKTVKDMIRAGVAAVHIEDQVAQKRCGHRPNKEIVSQDEMVDRIKAAVDARTDENFFIMARTDAFAQEGLDKAIERAAAYVEAGADGIFAEAVKTEEHYRRFSSELNVPILANITEFGQTELWNREQLGEWGVDMVLYPLSAFRAMNKAAEAVYQNILEKGDQRDVLDTMQTRMELYDYLNYHTYEQKLDALFAQNKNS; from the coding sequence ATGAGCAATTCTGCTGGATTGCGCTTCAGAGAAGCGTTAGAGGCAAATTCTCCGTTGCAAATCGTTGGAACGATCAATGCCTATTGCGCCATCATGGCTGAAAGAATTGGTCACAAAGCGATTTATTTGTCTGGCGGTGGTGTCGCAAATGCGTCTTATGGTTTACCTGATTTGGGTATGACCTCTTTGAATGACGTTCTAGCCGATGCAAGCCGTATTACTTCTGTTACCGATTTACCTTTGTTGGTTGATATCGACACAGGCTGGGGCGGTGCATTTAATATTGCCAAAACAGTGAAAGATATGATCCGCGCAGGTGTTGCAGCGGTTCATATTGAAGACCAGGTCGCCCAAAAGCGTTGCGGGCATCGTCCTAATAAAGAAATCGTGAGTCAGGATGAAATGGTTGACCGTATTAAAGCGGCGGTTGATGCTCGTACTGATGAAAACTTCTTCATCATGGCGCGTACCGATGCGTTTGCGCAAGAAGGCTTGGATAAAGCGATTGAGCGTGCTGCGGCTTATGTGGAAGCTGGTGCTGACGGTATTTTCGCAGAAGCGGTGAAAACGGAAGAACACTATCGTCGTTTCTCCTCTGAATTGAACGTGCCGATTTTGGCCAATATTACCGAATTTGGTCAAACCGAACTGTGGAATAGAGAACAGTTGGGCGAGTGGGGCGTTGACATGGTTCTGTATCCATTGAGTGCCTTTAGAGCCATGAACAAAGCGGCTGAAGCTGTGTATCAGAATATCCTTGAAAAAGGTGATCAACGCGATGTATTGGATACCATGCAAACGCGTATGGAATTGTACGATTACCTTAATTATCACACTTATGAGCAAAAGCTGGATGCGTTGTTTGCTCAAAATAAAAACTCGTAA
- a CDS encoding GntR family transcriptional regulator: MTRTEELFLALRQQIVEGKIPHGHKISEPELANQFQVSRSTLRDALARLKSIGLLVSQPNVGYSVISLSTEHLMEIFYVREALEGMACRLAASNITQEQLQNLRDLLESHESSVQLKSGVAYIQEERDLDFHFVIVQASHNPMLIDLLCEKLYFLVRMYRYQFGMVSDRAKRAFFEHQHIVHALSVGDGELAEFLMRRHISASRDNVERNLLVNKGVIS; encoded by the coding sequence ATGACAAGAACAGAAGAACTGTTTCTCGCTTTAAGGCAACAAATTGTTGAAGGCAAGATCCCTCATGGTCACAAAATCAGTGAGCCTGAGCTTGCCAATCAATTTCAGGTAAGCCGCAGTACATTGCGTGACGCTTTAGCTCGCCTCAAGAGTATTGGATTGTTAGTCAGTCAGCCCAACGTTGGCTACAGCGTTATTTCTCTTTCCACAGAACATCTGATGGAAATTTTCTATGTCAGGGAAGCGTTGGAAGGTATGGCGTGCCGTTTGGCTGCAAGCAATATCACTCAGGAACAATTACAGAATTTGCGAGACCTGCTGGAATCCCATGAAAGTAGTGTGCAGTTAAAAAGTGGCGTGGCCTATATTCAGGAAGAGCGCGATCTGGATTTCCATTTTGTGATTGTTCAGGCAAGTCACAACCCGATGCTAATCGATCTTTTGTGCGAGAAGCTCTACTTTTTAGTTCGTATGTATCGTTATCAGTTTGGCATGGTAAGTGACCGAGCCAAGCGTGCATTTTTTGAACATCAACATATTGTACATGCATTGTCTGTTGGAGATGGGGAGCTTGCTGAGTTTCTTATGAGAAGACACATCTCGGCTTCTCGAGACAATGTTGAACGTAACCTGTTAGTTAATAAAGGAGTCATATCATGA
- a CDS encoding Type 1 glutamine amidotransferase-like domain-containing protein gives MNIRPQPPILCLSDSQLLFWKRDGELFLKQLLRYVHSPQPKAAYIGASNGDIEEFFELFVAAMEGIGITDCRMIKSSFDEEDEHYLSQADIVLLAGGDVLAGWQVFEETGMKQVILERQEAGALLIGVSAGAIQLGMHWRVTHMSGAVALLPMLKLLPFTIDVHDEKQRWRNLKDTVSLNGKGNVPEFQGYGIPSGGGLFYFPDGTVQAIRHDLVRLSVVDGELEYEQVQPLNEQLTFQMH, from the coding sequence GTGAATATCCGTCCCCAGCCTCCAATTCTTTGTCTTTCTGACAGCCAGCTTCTATTCTGGAAACGTGATGGTGAGCTGTTCCTTAAACAGTTATTGCGCTATGTCCATTCACCACAACCTAAAGCGGCTTATATCGGTGCTTCTAATGGTGATATAGAAGAGTTCTTTGAATTGTTTGTTGCTGCTATGGAAGGTATTGGCATTACCGATTGTCGCATGATCAAGTCGTCATTTGATGAAGAGGATGAGCACTATTTAAGTCAGGCTGACATTGTGTTGTTGGCTGGCGGCGATGTGCTGGCCGGGTGGCAAGTGTTTGAAGAAACCGGAATGAAACAGGTTATTCTGGAGCGGCAAGAAGCGGGTGCTTTGTTAATCGGTGTATCGGCGGGTGCGATCCAATTGGGAATGCATTGGCGAGTGACGCATATGTCGGGTGCGGTTGCTTTGCTTCCCATGTTGAAGTTGCTGCCTTTTACTATTGATGTTCACGATGAAAAGCAACGTTGGCGCAATTTAAAGGATACCGTGAGTTTGAATGGCAAGGGTAATGTGCCAGAGTTTCAAGGATATGGTATTCCCAGTGGCGGAGGTTTGTTCTATTTTCCTGATGGTACGGTTCAAGCTATTCGTCATGATTTGGTACGGCTAAGTGTTGTTGATGGTGAATTGGAATACGAACAGGTACAGCCTTTAAATGAGCAGTTAACCTTTCAGATGCATTAG
- a CDS encoding VOC family protein, which translates to MKMNYFVVGTNDMDAATQFYDSLFANIGINQVLATDRMVYWQNEHFTFAIAIPFDKQPATNGNGTMVGFDVGSAENVKKLYNAVIELGGTCEGEPKERGPVFSAYTRDLDKNKISFYTR; encoded by the coding sequence ATGAAAATGAACTATTTTGTTGTTGGAACAAACGACATGGACGCTGCAACTCAATTCTACGATTCCCTTTTTGCCAACATTGGTATTAATCAGGTTTTAGCAACAGACAGAATGGTATATTGGCAAAATGAGCATTTTACATTCGCAATCGCTATACCCTTTGATAAGCAGCCAGCAACCAATGGAAACGGGACAATGGTTGGCTTTGATGTTGGGTCTGCCGAAAACGTAAAAAAACTTTATAACGCCGTTATTGAATTAGGTGGAACATGTGAGGGAGAGCCTAAAGAACGCGGCCCGGTTTTTTCTGCATACACCCGCGATTTAGATAAGAATAAAATTAGCTTTTATACGCGGTAA
- a CDS encoding DUF1302 family protein — MSTALRFLVFALLSVSVGVVANPPDNIFTESDEYVEQPFDMDDGEFASDKVVEDPFFSEEVVGEQEYSDELSFYDSWKQSALLAPAHFTFRHEIAYGIKDPKSLVINRSSLRLQWEKGQGDYFLRFDGKASQDFVYNNADFSDEVKDKYRHQSEIREFYVQASKGAFSAKMGRQLVIWGKADGGIVTDVISPRDLTESVFTSIEDARIGQNMLVVDAYHHSIASQHHWALIVIPEIKVNDLPLAGHPYGIINQPLANIIDERPGTSWSQPEIGLRWAVTSGNLDWSVMLADVHENNPVFTMIQEHSRDVLALTYPRYQMLGVGFNLGYGGFVWKGELAFKKNRHFNSTIQSDTEPYEVLDFALGFDFNSNGAYTLSLELSNQHIYSWDSRLLNFQRDETVAYLVLTKPWLNETLTTVYTSSAHLQNKESFHRVEVQYDISDNVSTEIQVDYFNTHLPDSLFGQLGDKHRISAQIDFNF, encoded by the coding sequence ATGAGTACAGCGCTACGGTTTCTGGTATTCGCTTTACTCAGTGTTTCGGTGGGGGTTGTTGCCAATCCTCCCGACAACATATTCACTGAGAGTGACGAGTATGTAGAACAACCTTTCGACATGGATGATGGGGAATTTGCCTCTGATAAAGTGGTTGAAGATCCTTTCTTCTCTGAGGAAGTTGTTGGAGAGCAAGAATATAGTGATGAGTTAAGCTTCTATGATTCATGGAAGCAAAGCGCGTTATTGGCTCCGGCACATTTTACCTTTCGTCACGAAATAGCTTATGGCATTAAGGATCCCAAAAGCCTCGTCATTAATCGTTCGTCTTTACGGCTGCAATGGGAAAAGGGGCAAGGGGACTACTTCTTACGATTTGATGGTAAAGCTTCTCAAGATTTTGTTTATAACAATGCTGATTTCAGCGATGAGGTGAAAGACAAATATCGTCATCAGAGTGAAATAAGAGAGTTTTATGTGCAGGCGAGTAAAGGGGCATTTAGTGCCAAGATGGGGCGGCAACTGGTGATATGGGGCAAAGCCGATGGGGGAATTGTTACTGATGTAATAAGTCCCAGAGACTTGACTGAGTCGGTGTTCACCTCAATTGAGGATGCCCGTATTGGACAAAACATGCTGGTTGTTGATGCGTATCATCATAGTATCGCATCGCAGCATCATTGGGCGTTAATAGTGATCCCGGAAATCAAGGTTAACGATCTTCCTTTAGCTGGGCATCCATATGGCATTATTAATCAGCCGTTGGCAAACATTATTGATGAACGTCCGGGAACTTCTTGGAGTCAGCCCGAAATAGGCTTACGTTGGGCTGTGACTTCGGGAAATCTGGATTGGTCGGTGATGCTTGCTGATGTTCATGAGAATAATCCGGTATTTACAATGATACAGGAACATTCTCGGGATGTGCTTGCCCTCACATATCCGCGTTATCAAATGTTGGGGGTTGGATTTAATTTGGGTTATGGCGGTTTTGTGTGGAAAGGCGAACTGGCCTTTAAAAAGAACCGACACTTCAATTCAACCATTCAGTCCGATACTGAACCTTATGAGGTGTTAGATTTTGCACTGGGGTTCGACTTTAATAGTAATGGTGCATACACACTGAGTTTAGAGCTCAGCAACCAGCATATTTATAGCTGGGATAGTCGTTTGTTAAATTTTCAACGGGATGAAACGGTCGCGTATCTCGTGTTGACCAAGCCCTGGTTAAACGAGACTCTAACAACTGTCTACACCAGTAGTGCGCATTTGCAAAATAAAGAGTCTTTCCATCGGGTTGAAGTGCAATACGATATTAGCGATAACGTTTCTACCGAAATACAGGTTGATTATTTTAATACTCACCTTCCTGATTCGTTATTCGGGCAATTAGGGGATAAGCACCGGATATCTGCTCAAATCGATTTTAACTTTTGA
- a CDS encoding outer membrane lipoprotein-sorting protein, whose product MYGFSQELSPRDIAYKLYNREDGVNQITLQELSSCRYVIKDQRPGCAEKPRRKVIESVRKDFGENLKDVRSVSIVKSPAAERGIGFLQYDYEEPSKDADQWMYLSALGKVKRIVSGNDNEPKSGSFFGSEFSYEDMEKPYLENYTYKLLKTVDYRERDCWVLEITPTPEYAPKSNYQKSINWIDKERNIGLKTILYDRQGNIVKKIVSYDIKNIDGVWMPMIVNVDNVQTKRMTTLKIQKTALNIDEIQDDFLSLRALTDSAFRERHLNSYRQFIE is encoded by the coding sequence ATGTATGGCTTTAGTCAGGAGCTCAGCCCTAGAGACATTGCCTACAAGCTCTATAACCGTGAAGATGGTGTTAACCAAATAACACTGCAAGAACTCAGTAGTTGTCGTTATGTAATAAAAGATCAAAGGCCAGGTTGTGCAGAAAAGCCAAGACGCAAAGTAATTGAGTCTGTAAGGAAAGATTTTGGCGAGAACTTAAAAGATGTTCGTTCTGTTTCCATTGTAAAAAGCCCAGCCGCTGAGCGCGGTATTGGTTTCTTGCAATACGATTACGAAGAACCGAGTAAAGATGCCGATCAGTGGATGTATTTGTCGGCACTAGGCAAGGTTAAGCGTATTGTCTCTGGCAATGATAATGAACCCAAATCAGGGAGTTTTTTCGGCTCGGAATTTAGCTACGAAGATATGGAAAAACCTTATTTGGAAAACTATACCTACAAGCTTCTTAAAACCGTGGACTATAGGGAAAGAGATTGTTGGGTACTGGAAATTACACCTACGCCAGAATATGCACCTAAAAGTAATTACCAAAAAAGCATCAACTGGATTGATAAAGAACGAAATATAGGTTTAAAGACCATTTTGTATGACCGTCAGGGAAATATTGTTAAGAAAATCGTTTCTTACGATATTAAAAATATTGACGGTGTGTGGATGCCAATGATTGTCAATGTTGACAACGTGCAGACAAAGCGCATGACAACATTGAAAATTCAAAAAACCGCATTGAATATTGATGAGATTCAAGACGACTTTTTGAGCCTTCGCGCCCTTACCGACAGCGCATTTCGAGAAAGACACCTGAACTCTTATCGTCAATTTATAGAGTAA
- a CDS encoding efflux RND transporter permease subunit, with protein MQQFLASTSLFFEQVPDTVRRFKWLVWLGFFAISAIVFYGMPNVKVDMTMEAYFKKDDPAKLAFDKFRNDFGSDEVLFLTYKARDGDVFSDQSLKALHALQTRLNNYSLGQADTPEGLHHMTDVTSLINVSYMESQGGVLLSRPFIGDEFPENDEMREQLRQRALNHPDYTGVYFSKDSRIGAIVIKTDLSAQIEQTETDLASNQLDLEMADDKDLLVDMDATWSEGDVVEAGALPKYRQAEIVEYSLFMSAIEEVINNPEYTDYLEFHPTGLSATMAYLNDVILKQMGLVLFGSLLLILVVLWVLFHSSSAVIWSMLIVVMSFMLTLGLVGWSGAVMTIMINIIVFLIMTVGIANAIHILSGYLFFREKGEDHQQALRLVLKKSGLACFLTSLTTAIGLLSLTFTPIVPIQNFGIFAAVGVFLTFLMTVFMLPLMLDIWAPVSKKKQIQEFQRPHRLQRLLQDIEHLGYSYPKQIVAIFGVITVVLVMGIPKIKVDSNVVEILPHDSSVRKNVAIVDNNMAGSNVMDILFETGVSDAFKDPRLLNRMDELQQYIKATHGDMVGKTTSLVNVSKDAFKSLHDNDDNYYLIPQEQGVLAQTLFMFNNANAADRRQLVTDDYSTARMTITLKTAGSYVYVPMIEDINQHINTLFADVRQDYPDLQIQVTGGMSLMTRIVDYIAWSQIQSFALALVVISLLLLVVFGSKRVGLIAVIPNLMPILVAFGMMGYLNIPLDTDTLLIAPIIIGIAVDDTIHYLTHYRAGIMQTGNIRVAIHQAVREAGQAITFTSIVLALGFLIFVFSSQISLRNFGILSSLAIMMALVTDLLLLPALCVLFKAKFKGSPETSDPFNNSNQAISSL; from the coding sequence GTGCAACAGTTTTTAGCAAGTACCAGCCTTTTTTTCGAGCAAGTACCTGACACCGTGCGCCGTTTTAAATGGCTTGTTTGGCTTGGATTTTTTGCCATTAGTGCGATTGTGTTTTATGGCATGCCCAATGTGAAAGTTGATATGACCATGGAGGCATATTTTAAAAAAGATGATCCTGCAAAATTAGCCTTTGATAAATTCAGGAACGACTTTGGCAGTGATGAAGTCTTATTCCTGACATACAAAGCTCGTGATGGAGATGTTTTCTCCGATCAATCACTCAAAGCACTGCATGCATTACAAACAAGATTAAACAACTATAGTTTGGGTCAGGCTGATACGCCGGAAGGGCTTCATCATATGACCGATGTAACCAGCCTGATCAATGTGTCTTATATGGAATCACAGGGAGGTGTTTTACTTTCTCGCCCGTTCATTGGTGATGAATTCCCTGAAAATGATGAAATGCGAGAGCAACTCAGGCAACGAGCGTTAAATCATCCTGATTACACAGGCGTTTATTTTTCAAAAGACTCTCGAATTGGCGCCATTGTTATCAAAACGGATCTATCTGCCCAGATTGAACAAACCGAGACAGACTTGGCTTCAAATCAGTTAGATTTGGAAATGGCTGACGATAAGGATTTGCTCGTGGACATGGATGCGACCTGGAGTGAAGGTGACGTTGTAGAGGCCGGAGCTTTACCCAAATATCGCCAAGCAGAAATTGTTGAATACTCGTTATTCATGAGTGCAATCGAAGAGGTGATAAACAACCCTGAGTACACTGATTATCTGGAGTTCCACCCTACAGGTCTTTCCGCCACAATGGCCTATTTAAATGATGTGATTTTAAAGCAGATGGGGTTGGTGTTATTTGGCTCGTTGTTGCTAATTCTGGTGGTGCTGTGGGTGTTATTTCATTCATCCAGTGCCGTTATCTGGTCAATGCTTATTGTTGTAATGTCGTTTATGTTGACTTTGGGATTGGTTGGCTGGTCTGGTGCAGTCATGACCATCATGATCAACATCATTGTGTTTTTAATCATGACAGTAGGGATCGCTAACGCGATTCACATTCTTTCAGGTTACTTATTTTTTAGAGAGAAAGGTGAAGATCATCAACAAGCGTTGCGTCTGGTACTTAAAAAGTCTGGCCTGGCTTGCTTTTTGACCAGTTTAACAACGGCGATTGGCTTGTTATCTCTGACTTTTACCCCCATCGTTCCAATTCAAAACTTTGGTATCTTTGCTGCTGTCGGCGTGTTCCTTACCTTCTTGATGACTGTTTTTATGTTGCCTTTGATGTTGGATATTTGGGCTCCTGTGAGTAAGAAAAAGCAAATTCAAGAATTTCAACGACCTCACAGGCTACAACGCTTGTTACAGGACATTGAGCATTTGGGTTATTCCTATCCGAAACAAATCGTCGCTATTTTTGGTGTGATTACGGTAGTGCTGGTTATGGGGATTCCCAAAATCAAAGTGGATTCAAACGTCGTTGAAATATTGCCTCATGATAGCTCTGTTCGTAAAAACGTCGCCATTGTGGATAACAATATGGCTGGCAGTAATGTGATGGATATCTTGTTTGAAACCGGGGTTTCTGATGCGTTTAAAGATCCGCGTTTGCTTAATCGCATGGATGAACTTCAACAATACATTAAAGCTACCCACGGTGACATGGTCGGTAAGACAACGTCGCTAGTGAATGTGAGTAAAGATGCTTTCAAATCACTTCACGATAATGATGATAATTATTACCTCATTCCACAAGAACAAGGCGTGTTGGCTCAAACCCTGTTTATGTTCAACAACGCCAATGCTGCGGACAGAAGGCAGTTGGTAACTGACGATTACAGCACTGCAAGAATGACAATTACATTAAAGACCGCTGGTTCATATGTTTACGTACCTATGATTGAAGACATTAACCAGCATATCAACACGTTGTTTGCCGATGTGCGTCAAGATTATCCTGATTTGCAAATACAGGTCACTGGCGGCATGTCTTTGATGACCCGAATTGTTGATTACATTGCCTGGTCTCAAATTCAAAGTTTTGCTTTGGCGTTGGTGGTGATTTCTTTATTGCTGCTTGTTGTGTTTGGGTCTAAACGCGTTGGTTTAATCGCTGTGATACCCAATTTAATGCCGATTTTGGTTGCTTTCGGCATGATGGGCTATCTCAACATTCCATTGGATACCGACACCTTATTGATTGCACCAATTATCATCGGTATTGCAGTGGACGACACTATTCATTATCTCACCCACTATCGTGCCGGGATCATGCAGACAGGAAACATCCGTGTCGCTATACATCAAGCGGTGAGAGAAGCGGGGCAGGCTATTACCTTTACTTCCATAGTATTAGCCCTTGGATTCTTAATTTTTGTTTTTTCATCACAAATATCCTTAAGAAACTTTGGCATTTTAAGTTCACTGGCCATCATGATGGCTCTGGTCACGGACTTACTTCTATTACCTGCGCTGTGTGTGTTGTTTAAAGCAAAATTTAAAGGCAGCCCAGAAACGTCAGACCCTTTTAATAATAGCAATCAAGCTATCAGTTCACTGTAA